TGGCTGCTTTGGATTGTACTACTCCATTCGCTCCCATAAAGCTTGCTTGTGTCTCAAtcaagtgcctgaacagaatgcaTTTCTTTAGTGTTGGACGCTTTGCACCATTGCAACTTTAGCTAATGCTATATTTTTTGTTTAAATTGCTATATGCTTGAAATTTGCAGCTGACGCCACTATGCATGCCCTTATTTGTTCTGGAGCTGAAACTGTGTATACATGGATATCACTGCTTGAATCATAATGCAGTTGGCTTGTTATGTGTTCATCTGTATTTGGTTTGAACAAATCTGACACTGACTCAGCAGTATCTAACTGCTAGTCAAAGTATACCCTCATGCTTCATTCGTTTCCTTTGAACTGGGATATAGGACATAGCTACAAGGGTCATTGCCGAGGGGCTGCGGGTTTAGCAAACAATCATCTCCAAGATTATGACAAGGAACCCTTTATATGTCACGGGGCATACACGTGCTATTGAGGCCCTTCAGAAAATGGTCCAAGGTATATGTGGACTACTGTTAATATAACTTCACATTCAAGAAAAGAAATAATGGAAAATATAGATGCcttatttaattttgttttttacaGGTAAAGGAACATATTATTTTGTTAATAGTAGAAAGTTATTATTTGGTTCCTGCTTACTACAATGACTTGGGACTTACTTTAACAGATCACGCTATATCTTAGCAACTGTATTAGTCTAGTGGGGAAGTAATGACAACTTCCGTTGCTCCTGTGTTTTATAAGGAAAAGGAGGACCAGCATTTTTCAATGTGGTCCAGCATCCAAATTTCTTTAACGTCCTAATGCATAGGCTAATACCCTCATTATTTCCATGTTCCTTGAATAAACTTACTTTGAGATATGTTATTCCTTCTCTGAAGTTAATATGGTATTTTTCTTATTATAGGGAAATTTAGACACCTTCCAATTGTGGAAAATGATGAGGTTATTGCGATGCTGGACATTGCAAAATGCCTCTATGATGCAATATCAAGACTGGAAAAGGCAGCAGAGCAAGGAAGTGCACTAGCAACTGCTGTAGAAGGGGTTGAGCGCCAGTTGGGTGGCAACTTCTCAGGTATCCATATTGTTGTGTCAGCTCTTGCTTCATCCCTGCTTTTTCTTTTTTATCACCAGATGTTCACTAATGCACAAGAATTCACTGAACATTGGAGCATGCATATTTTAGTCATATACACCAATTTTCATCAGTAAGTTATGCTATCTAGTTTTTTCTGAAGAAAAAAAATGGTTTTAACTTTGCAATTCCTTGAAGGCAAGTCTTTTGTTGTGAACTTGAATGTTGTAATGTATATGTGTCTTTCCAGTTGGATGTACATGTACTAAACTAGTTATTGCTTTATGCACTTGCCTAGAGAATTAATTAACTGTTTTTGGATGCAGGTCCACACAATCTCATAGAGACTCTGAGAGAACGGATGTTTAAACCTTCTTTGTCAACCATTATCACAGAGAACACAAAGTATGTTGTCACTTTTCTTTTATTCCTTGCTATTCTTCTGTAAATTTTTAGCAAAAGTTGATCTAGGTAAGAATGATTATGTCTGTATTTACTTGCAGAGTAGCAACTGTTTCCCTTTCCGATCTTGTTTGCGTAGCAACATGGAAAATGCATGAGTTACGAGTTAATTCAGTCATTGTTACTGCTGGAAATTCGCTTCATGGGATCTTTACGTAAGCATTCCAACCTTGTACCCTttaatttttctattttttagataTTTTAGAAGTTAATAATGAATATATGGTCGTGAATTTCAGCTCAAAGGATGTGCTGATGCGTGTTGTGGCCCAAAATCTTTCTCCTGAGTTAACTCTAGTAGAAAAGGTTTCTTCTTGAGATTTATGATTCTCTATTCCATAAGTTGTTGAATTTTGCATTCATCCTAGACACACAGTGTCTGCTACTATTTTGATCCAGGTAATGACTGCACACCCCGACTGTGCTACATTGGACACAACAATCCTTGATGCACTACATATCATGCATGATGGCAAATTCTTGCATATTCCTGTTCTTGATGGAGGTAAACTTTGATTCTTCCAGCCTAAGGTTGCCTCCTTTGATACTTCTATTGTGTATCTGATTTTCCTTTTCCATGAACAGATGGACGGGTTGCTGCTTGTTTGGACGTTCTACAAATTACCCATGCTGCCATTTCAATGGTCTCCCTCTCCATGGCCCATGCCCTCCATCGCTTTATCCATCCTAGTAATCTTAGTCCATCTGAAATGTTTTTCCCCCTGAAGGTTGAAGGAGGTCCTGGTGCTGCAAATGATGTGGCAAACACGATAATGCAGAAATTCTGGGACTCTGCACTTGCTCTAGAGCCTCCATATGAGGATTTTGATAGTCACAGGTTTAGTTAATGTTTCTTTTGTGTTCTTTTTATTTGTCTTCCCTCTCAAATGCAATGCTTGCCTGAATTATTGCATTGTACAGTGAATTATCTTTAGTGATGCCATCAGATGCCCGGGATGGCAGGAGTAGTATTTATCCTCCTGCTGTTGATAATTCATTTGTCTTTAAGCTTCAGGACAAGAAGGGACGTATGCATAGATTTACTTGTGGTAGGTACTGAATATGATGTTAGTCAGAGAGTTGACTGTGCTGAATGCTTCAGCTAACAGCTTATTTGTTCGATTTCAGGCTCTGAGAGTTTAGATGAGCTGATGTCTTCTTTAATCCAAAGGTTAGGCATGGGTGATGAGAAGAGTGTGATTCAACTGTTGGTAAGCTTGAATAATTTGACATCCCATTGTTTCCAACTTTTAGAAGTTATATTGCAGGGTAAAGAATTGGATGTTTTCTGTGTGTGGCCTTCAAATAGAAGATACTGTTTTAATGTTCATGGAACAATCATGTAGCTCATTCGGTATCCTGTTGTTGTCAAGCACTGTTGAATTTATCTGTGAGCTTAGCTTATTTAGAATACCCTGCATACTGAACAATTGTACCAGCTAAAATTCCATGTGTTGCTCTATGCAGTATGAAGATGATGAAGGCGACAAGGTGCTGTTGACAACCAATTCTGATCTTACTGGTGCTGTGTTGTATGCGAAATCATCTGGATTGAAGGTCTTTCACTTCTCTGATATGGACCCCCTTTTGTTTGCTTAAAAAACTACCATTTGAGTATTTATCATACTGTGGGGCTGTTTAGTTCGTAACCATAGTTTGCCGCAACTAACCATAGGCAAGTGTGACTAAGAAATTTGGAGCAACACTTTGCCATGACTAAGGGAATCTTGCCACACTTTTTTTACTCTATGATGACATGTGGAGCCCAAGGAATCTTGCCTAAGTTTTAGTTGCCAACCGAACACTTGCCAACTTAGTTAAACACCGCACAGTTGCACTTAGATTGGTTTTTCATGCTTTAGCTAAATAGGGGATGACATAGACATGACACATGATCACATATTCATATACACATGATGAAATGCAAAGCTGGAGCATAGAAATACTTACTTCATTGGTTTCCCTGAAAAGATCATTGAGTTGTATCCATTTTCTATATAGAATAATGCTGATGCCCTGTATGTGTAGACATTAAATATTATTTACATCAATACTTTGGGCTAAATTGGCCTAGGCTTAATTGACCCACGGAACAGGCCTATCAGGCTGTACCAGTCAGTCTGGAAAGTCTCAGTCCAGGTTGCTCAGTAGTCAGTCAGTAACAGTCTAGTTGGCATTGTTTACCTCCATTTCCTAACTGCTGTAATTAAATTTGCAATTTCAGGCCTTGAGGTTGCATATTGATGACTCAGATTCCAGCAATGAAGTAACACAGCCATTGCCAGAGCTGGTATCATCATCCCACGGAAGTCAGTCCATGCATATTCATTATGGATTGATGGCTTGTGCGATTGCTCTGACAGGGGTAGCTGTGATGGTTTACTTGAGACACTCGAAAGCTTGAACTTCTGGAGAACAAAGACTTTTGCAAAGCTATATATATACAACTAATACGCATAGAAGGATCACATACTTTGGCTCATGagaagggtaatagtgaagtaatCATGGGCTGATAACGATATACACTCGATTACATTGTTGGTCCAAGAGAAATACGCTGACCGTCATGTTCTCCAGTTAACTGAAGTCAGTTCTTATGGTGGGAGGGAAGCCTATGATATGGTGTTTCCCGTACATTTTTGACAAGTACTCGCAGTTTCATGATGCGGTGAAATATGTAACCCTTATGGTTGGTAACCATGAATTCAGTGATGTCTCAAGTAATCCTGTAACCATGTATATGCATCTCTAAGCATGAAAACCAAGAATGAATCTCGCCTATATGGTGATCAGATCCCAAGTTTCACTAATTTTGGTGAAACGTGAGGTTGTTACTACTATTTATTGAACATAGCATATTTAGTGGCGATGCTGCAAGTAAAATATCATCTGGAATGTTGTATTAGCATGTGTGCATCTGTGACTATGAAACCTAGAGTGAATCTCCCCTAGGTTGCCCTGCTGTTTTATTCAGTGTGTCTGGTCAGCCAAGTTCGATCTTAATTTGCCCTGCTGTTTATTCTGTGTCAGCTTATTGCAGAACGATTGAACTGAAGCCTCAGAAATTCTGGAGTGATCGTTTCAGGCAGCCATTAAGGTGGTGATAGATTCATGAAACTTAACTCCATGGGTAGAAGCTTTATCACACAACGGTTTCAATTCTAACGTGCAAACTGTCACAACACAACTGGTATTGCTATGGCAACAGTACAAGTCCCTTCTTTTCAGAAAGCAAACACGAGAAAATTCACCAAATGTCAGAATCACATCTGGCTACAGTACAACAAATCCCTTCTTTTCAGAAATCAAACACGAGAAATTCAAGAACTTGCATGCTAGTGTGacgtttttttttttccttcttgaaCTGCCGTTATGGTGCAAGAAGATAAGCTTTATTATGTCAGCAGTAGCCACTAGGGTAAAAGTGACAAAACCTGGAAGAGGGGAAAAAAAGAGTGAGGTGCATCTAGAACAATTTTTAAAGTATATACCTTATCAAAGTATAGAGGACATTGTTTATATTACCTTAGTTTTCTCTTGGAAATGCCTTCTTGATTTCGTGCAACCTTGCAGCCACTTCCTGCATGCAGATGCGCTCATTTGGGGATGCCTTAGTGCAGAGAAGCCCAATGTTTAGAACTGAAAGCAAACACTCTAAGCTTTTCTCCTTCATGGCAAATGAAGTTTCTTGAGATAAATCTTGTTGCTCTTCTAGTAGTTGAGGGTCAATAATCTGTGGTATCATGTCAGGAAAGTTCATCTCAACAAATTTTGTAATGTTCATCCCACCATTGAACATATCGTCAGTTGGCCTCCTCCGCAAAAATATTTCAAGTAGAACAATCCCGAAGCTGTAAACATCTCCAGCACTCGACACTGCTCCACCTGTAGCACACTCTGCAGATTGCACAAAAGAATTGCTTACACCAAAGATAAATGCACACGAGAAAATTATGCAGTATGAAACTTCGTATTACCTGGAGCAATATATCCTATTGTTCCCATAATAGCACCTGAAGTCGAGATCGAGTGAGTGCACGATGATGCTGCTGAGTCAAATTTGAACCTGGCAAGACCAAAGTCTCCAACATGTGCTGTCATATTGTCATCCAAAAGAATGTTGCTAGGCTTTAGATCACAATGGACGATAGTTCCTTGGTTGCCATGGTGGAGGTACTCCAATGCATCTGCAACATCCACTGCAATACTTAACCTTTGAGCCATTGTGACGTGGATTTGAGTTGAGGTGTTCCCATCACATCTAGTTGAGTACAGTAGCTCATGCAAGTCGCCTTGTGGCATGAACTCATAGACTAAGGCTTTGAAATCATTTCCACTGGAATCAATACTAGAGCATGCAGTTACTATAGGAACTAGATTTCTGTGCCGCACCTTGCGTAGAGCGTTGCATTCTGCAATGAAGCTCTGTTGTGCTCCCCTTGTCTCTAGACGGAAAACTTTGATAGCAACCAAGGTTCTACCTTGGAAGAGTTCTCCTTTATACACGGAAGAATATCTTCCTTTGCCAATCAAATTGGATGCTGAGAACCCACATGTTGCTCTGGCGAGATCGTTGTAAGAAACCTTGGGAATTTCGCAACTGAATGAGGGCAAAGATAACAGGTTTCTCTTTTGTTTTCCTCTCCAGATAAGCATTACAGTTATGATAGCAACTAACAAAATGCTGGATAAGGGGATCACCACTTTTTGTACAATGGAATGTCGCCTCTGCTTACTTGAATTAATAGGCGTGACATGGCATGCGAGTAGGTGTAAGTCCAATGGCCCACCACAAAGCCCTGGATTTCCATCAATCCACACAGCAGTCACATTGCTGAATATCCCTTTCATTGGGACCTCACCACTGATGTTGTTGAATGACAGATCTAGCAGTTCAAGGTATGGGAGGTTGCTGAGGGACATTGGTATTGACCCAGTCAAATTATTGTGAGACAAGTCCAGAGCTTGTAGGCTACTTATGTTGCCTATTGCAATGGGGATGCTTCCTCCGAAACTATTCTGTCCCAGCCCAATGTATATCAAGTTTTCACAATTACCTATAGTGGTCGGAATGTCTCGAAACAGCATATTTGACGAAAGATCAAAATATGTGAGTGCCTTGGCATTGCCTACTTCATAAGGAAGTTGCCCATGCAGGTGGTTTACAGATAAATCAATATAAAAGATTGTTGGAATTCCAAACATCTCTTTGGGAACACCGCCATGAAGAAGATTATTTGAAAAGCTGCACTGCCAAAGATTCTGAAGATTTCCTATGCTTGCAGGTAAATGCCCTTCGAATTTGTTGGATTGAAGAAAAAGTTCTGATAAATGAGACAAGTTCGAAAGGGAtgatgggataaaccctgagaaaCTGTTGTTAGCTAAACTCATCGCCTGCAAACTTTTTAGAGCTCCAAGCCATTCTGGAATCTGGCCTGTAAGTTGATTCCCATCTAGTGCTAGCTCCATCAGGTTGTGAAGATTTGCGATGCCAGAAGGAAAACCACCTGATAGTTGATTATACCCCAGAAATAATGTCTGCAGTTCAACAGAAAGGTTACCTAATGAAGTTGGTACATTTCCTTGTAGCTGATTCGACTCTACAGACAAAACCCGCAGCTTACTACAGTTGCCTAAGCTGTAAACAAACTCCCAGTCTTGCTTGTTATGAGCTTCAAGTTTATTATACCCAAGATTCAGCCAGTAGAGTTTGCGATGTTTGCCAATGTATCTAGGCACCACCCCCGTGAAACTGTTGTGTGCTATCTCAATCCAGCGCAGATCAGATGCATTGGCCAATGAGGAAGGGATGTATCCATGAAAAAAATTGAAGGCTATTGCAAGGAATTGGAGGTTGGGAAGAAAGGTACCAAGGCCAGGTGGCACCTCGCTGCTAAAATGATTTACTGTAATATCAAAAACAAAAAGAGTTGAAAGATTCAGGATTGCCTCTGGAAAAGTACCTGCCAAATGGTTGCTACCAGCGACCAGATACTGTAGCTCCGGTAACTTGGCAAACTCATCTGGGATGTTTCCGGCAATGTTATTGCAACCTACGTCAAGCACTTGTAGTGTTGTAATATTGGCAAGAGAAGAAGGAATGGTTCCAGAAAGATTGTTAGATCGAATGTCCAGCTGTTTGAGTCCAAGTGGCAGAGCCGGAAATCCCCTCCAACGAGATTGTTCCCGTTGAGCCATAGTTTCTGCAGACGAGAGCAATTTTCAAAAGTTGGTATAACTCCATGTAACGTGTTGTTACTCAAGTAGAGGGTTTGGAGGCGATGCAACTGGCCAAGGGATGCTGGGATTTGTCCACTGAATCTGTTTGTCACCAGGGACAGGTGTTTCAGGAATGTCAGGTTCCCGAGGGAAG
This sequence is a window from Miscanthus floridulus cultivar M001 chromosome 10, ASM1932011v1, whole genome shotgun sequence. Protein-coding genes within it:
- the LOC136487816 gene encoding CBS domain-containing protein CBSCBSPB3-like isoform X1, translated to MTRNPLYVTGHTRAIEALQKMVQGKFRHLPIVENDEVIAMLDIAKCLYDAISRLEKAAEQGSALATAVEGVERQLGGNFSGPHNLIETLRERMFKPSLSTIITENTKVATVSLSDLVCVATWKMHELRVNSVIVTAGNSLHGIFTSKDVLMRVVAQNLSPELTLVEKVMTAHPDCATLDTTILDALHIMHDGKFLHIPVLDGDGRVAACLDVLQITHAAISMVSLSMAHALHRFIHPSNLSPSEMFFPLKVEGGPGAANDVANTIMQKFWDSALALEPPYEDFDSHSELSLVMPSDARDGRSSIYPPAVDNSFVFKLQDKKGRMHRFTCGSESLDELMSSLIQRLGMGDEKSVIQLLYEDDEGDKVLLTTNSDLTGAVLYAKSSGLKALRLHIDDSDSSNEVTQPLPELVSSSHGSQSMHIHYGLMACAIALTGVAVMVYLRHSKA
- the LOC136487816 gene encoding CBS domain-containing protein CBSCBSPB3-like isoform X3, whose amino-acid sequence is MTRNPLYVTGHTRAIEALQKMVQGPHNLIETLRERMFKPSLSTIITENTKVATVSLSDLVCVATWKMHELRVNSVIVTAGNSLHGIFTSKDVLMRVVAQNLSPELTLVEKVMTAHPDCATLDTTILDALHIMHDGKFLHIPVLDGDGRVAACLDVLQITHAAISMVSLSMAHALHRFIHPSNLSPSEMFFPLKVEGGPGAANDVANTIMQKFWDSALALEPPYEDFDSHSELSLVMPSDARDGRSSIYPPAVDNSFVFKLQDKKGRMHRFTCGSESLDELMSSLIQRLGMGDEKSVIQLLYEDDEGDKVLLTTNSDLTGAVLYAKSSGLKALRLHIDDSDSSNEVTQPLPELVSSSHGSQSMHIHYGLMACAIALTGVAVMVYLRHSKA
- the LOC136487816 gene encoding CBS domain-containing protein CBSCBSPB3-like isoform X2 → MLDIAKCLYDAISRLEKAAEQGSALATAVEGVERQLGGNFSGPHNLIETLRERMFKPSLSTIITENTKVATVSLSDLVCVATWKMHELRVNSVIVTAGNSLHGIFTSKDVLMRVVAQNLSPELTLVEKVMTAHPDCATLDTTILDALHIMHDGKFLHIPVLDGDGRVAACLDVLQITHAAISMVSLSMAHALHRFIHPSNLSPSEMFFPLKVEGGPGAANDVANTIMQKFWDSALALEPPYEDFDSHSELSLVMPSDARDGRSSIYPPAVDNSFVFKLQDKKGRMHRFTCGSESLDELMSSLIQRLGMGDEKSVIQLLYEDDEGDKVLLTTNSDLTGAVLYAKSSGLKALRLHIDDSDSSNEVTQPLPELVSSSHGSQSMHIHYGLMACAIALTGVAVMVYLRHSKA